In Streptomyces ambofaciens ATCC 23877, a single genomic region encodes these proteins:
- a CDS encoding class I SAM-dependent methyltransferase, giving the protein MTTLPHRFLHALDRFNAAHPWDHNAHYHRWIMRQLPRSFGTALDVGSGTGDLARLMATRAAAVDAIDSDPATVARAQAMTPPDAPVTFTTADALTGIPAASYDVITCVAALHHLPFNDALAHFRRHLAPGGTLVVVGLWHAQTPGDHLLSAAALPLNAATGWIKNKGRTALPPASMTAPVRPATMGFAEIDRETRHVLPGARLRRRLFWRYTLVWHQH; this is encoded by the coding sequence ATGACGACGCTGCCGCACCGTTTCCTCCATGCCCTCGACCGGTTCAACGCCGCCCACCCCTGGGACCACAACGCCCACTACCACCGGTGGATCATGCGGCAGCTCCCCAGGAGCTTCGGCACCGCTCTGGACGTCGGCTCCGGCACCGGCGACCTGGCCCGGCTCATGGCCACGCGCGCCGCGGCCGTGGACGCGATCGACTCCGATCCGGCAACCGTCGCCCGCGCCCAGGCGATGACCCCTCCGGACGCTCCGGTGACCTTCACCACCGCGGACGCGCTCACCGGTATCCCTGCTGCCTCCTACGACGTCATCACCTGTGTCGCGGCCCTTCACCATCTGCCGTTCAACGACGCCCTCGCCCACTTCCGCCGGCATTTGGCCCCTGGGGGGACATTGGTGGTCGTCGGGCTCTGGCACGCGCAAACCCCCGGTGACCATCTGCTCAGCGCCGCCGCCCTTCCGCTGAACGCCGCCACGGGATGGATCAAGAACAAGGGCCGCACGGCATTGCCGCCGGCTTCGATGACGGCGCCAGTTCGGCCGGCGACCATGGGCTTCGCCGAGATCGACCGTGAAACCCGGCATGTACTGCCCGGTGCACGACTGCGCCGCCGGCTGTTCTGGCGCTACACGCTGGTGTGGCACCAGCACTGA
- a CDS encoding alpha/beta fold hydrolase, producing the protein MSVSVASTVHRHVEVDGVRVFYRESLPDRADAPVLLLLHGFPSGSHQFRRLIDVLGSRYRLIAPDYPGFGHTQVPDGFTYSFDRLADVTEGFVRQLGLDRFVMYVFDFGAPVGFRLAERSPEWIAGLVVQNGNAYEDGLSDAARGVLLADPQEPGTEAALGDLFTLPGTRYQYEAGVTDPELLTPDSWTLDQHFLDQPGRKEAQRALFFDYRTNIDSYGRWQAWLRRNMPPALITWGAHDPFFLAPGAHAYLRDLPDAEVHLLDTGHFALETHLPQIAPLIADFLDRTWK; encoded by the coding sequence GTGTCTGTTTCAGTCGCCAGTACCGTCCATCGCCATGTGGAGGTCGACGGGGTCCGGGTCTTCTACCGCGAGTCCCTGCCCGACCGGGCCGACGCTCCCGTGCTGTTGCTTCTGCACGGTTTCCCGTCCGGGTCGCATCAGTTCCGCCGTCTCATCGACGTGCTGGGCTCCCGCTACCGGCTGATCGCGCCGGACTACCCGGGCTTCGGCCACACCCAGGTCCCGGACGGCTTCACCTACTCGTTCGACCGGCTCGCCGACGTCACCGAGGGGTTCGTCCGGCAGCTCGGCCTCGACCGCTTCGTGATGTACGTGTTCGACTTCGGCGCACCGGTGGGCTTCCGTCTCGCCGAACGCTCCCCCGAGTGGATCGCGGGTCTCGTCGTGCAGAACGGCAACGCCTATGAGGACGGGCTGTCGGACGCGGCCCGCGGCGTGCTCCTCGCGGATCCCCAGGAGCCCGGCACCGAGGCTGCGCTCGGCGACCTGTTCACCCTGCCCGGTACCCGCTACCAGTACGAGGCCGGCGTCACCGACCCCGAGCTCCTCACCCCGGACAGTTGGACCCTCGATCAGCACTTCCTGGACCAGCCGGGCCGTAAGGAAGCCCAACGGGCGCTCTTCTTCGACTACCGCACGAACATCGACAGCTACGGACGCTGGCAGGCGTGGCTGCGCCGGAACATGCCGCCCGCCCTGATCACCTGGGGAGCCCACGACCCCTTCTTCCTCGCACCCGGAGCCCACGCCTACCTCCGGGATCTGCCCGACGCTGAAGTCCACCTTCTCGACACCGGGCACTTCGCCCTGGAAACCCACCTGCCGCAGATCGCTCCGCTGATCGCCGATTTCCTCGACCGCACCTGGAAGTGA
- a CDS encoding septum formation family protein, giving the protein MTVRAPYRSLRGISAVAALLAIGAVGCSDVTDAVDSAKDGAKKVARQRSVFSLDTGDCYNPSGKAEGTAYTVEIVPCDEAHEGQVVGEFKIDEGNKYPGDDGVSAVADTRCPLEAQKYAPDTWALPKGAELFYYTPTAESWATGDRSVSCTYTAAKGALNGTLDTANSLKPEQLTYLKGSNAVYEALWANQSEKDTVEADLPGYKAQAKAVAAALQAHVEGLNGIDGAEVGTLRSTLAKAAGDWQKAADAADADTFYAAYDPAFTGIDPNKSVAARKELGLATTVPAEEAEVWAG; this is encoded by the coding sequence ATGACTGTCCGTGCCCCCTATCGTTCCCTTCGCGGCATATCCGCCGTTGCCGCCCTGCTCGCGATCGGCGCGGTGGGGTGCTCGGACGTCACCGACGCCGTCGACAGCGCCAAGGACGGCGCGAAGAAGGTGGCCCGCCAGCGCTCGGTGTTCTCGCTGGACACCGGTGACTGCTACAACCCGTCCGGCAAGGCCGAGGGGACGGCGTACACCGTCGAGATCGTGCCCTGCGACGAGGCGCACGAAGGCCAGGTCGTGGGCGAATTCAAAATCGACGAGGGCAATAAGTACCCCGGCGACGACGGTGTCTCGGCGGTCGCGGACACCCGCTGCCCGCTCGAGGCGCAGAAGTACGCCCCGGACACCTGGGCGCTCCCCAAGGGCGCCGAGCTCTTCTACTACACCCCGACCGCGGAGAGCTGGGCGACGGGCGACCGCTCGGTGAGCTGCACCTACACCGCCGCGAAGGGCGCGCTGAACGGCACGCTGGACACCGCGAACTCCCTCAAGCCCGAGCAGCTCACGTACCTCAAGGGGTCGAACGCGGTCTACGAGGCCCTGTGGGCGAACCAGTCCGAGAAGGACACCGTCGAGGCCGACCTGCCCGGGTACAAGGCGCAGGCCAAGGCTGTCGCGGCCGCTCTCCAGGCCCACGTCGAGGGCCTGAACGGCATCGACGGCGCCGAGGTCGGCACGCTCCGTTCGACGCTGGCGAAGGCGGCCGGCGACTGGCAGAAGGCCGCGGACGCCGCCGACGCCGACACGTTCTACGCCGCCTACGACCCGGCGTTCACCGGCATCGA
- a CDS encoding DUF6087 family protein: MEDEPLDEWAVRRAQRRPAPGERRAVPLGEETQRGTHVDPDVPRGIQARPARARPRPGGPARPSRPDHPRRLHRRRPARSTRRQRGDRLAGPVPPTPCRTTLAARPESDAAMR; the protein is encoded by the coding sequence ATGGAAGACGAGCCCCTCGACGAGTGGGCAGTCCGCCGTGCTCAGCGCCGCCCTGCGCCGGGCGAGCGTCGCGCCGTTCCGCTCGGTGAGGAGACCCAGCGCGGCACCCACGTCGATCCTGACGTGCCCCGCGGCATCCAGGCACGCCCAGCTCGGGCTCGCCCACGGCCTGGCGGGCCCGCTCGTCCTTCTCGCCCTGACCACCCGCGCCGGCTACACCGTCGACGGCCAGCACGCAGCACTCGACGCCAGCGGGGCGATCGGCTGGCCGGGCCTGTGCCGCCGACTCCGTGCCGTACAACCCTCGCGGCTCGTCCCGAGTCTGACGCCGCGATGAGGTGA
- a CDS encoding restriction endonuclease, whose protein sequence is MTRRRPPARRRSRRPSRRQQQRDAQLLAYAAAAAAGITLVVMVVNWLLAHWWVLVVALVLAALAGAGWLYHRQQQTRWEAVRAQGLRYGLPQLDALHHTRFEDAVRELMQRDGCRDAQRVGGRGDLGADVKATDPYGRRWVIQCKHRRNGAQGSPVGTPDLQVLNGTARQVHGADVAVIITNGRVTDPAATFARQQRLHVVDRQTLAVWAAGSRPLWELLRAVPPPRRPTSLS, encoded by the coding sequence GTGACCCGCCGGAGGCCGCCCGCGCGGCGGCGCAGCCGACGGCCCTCCCGCAGGCAGCAGCAGCGCGACGCCCAGCTGCTCGCCTACGCCGCGGCAGCCGCCGCCGGCATCACGCTGGTCGTGATGGTCGTCAACTGGCTGCTGGCCCACTGGTGGGTCCTCGTCGTTGCCCTGGTCCTCGCCGCCCTGGCGGGCGCCGGCTGGCTCTACCACCGCCAGCAGCAAACCCGCTGGGAGGCGGTGCGTGCCCAGGGCCTGCGCTACGGCCTGCCGCAGCTGGACGCCCTGCACCACACACGCTTCGAGGACGCCGTACGAGAACTCATGCAGCGTGACGGCTGCCGGGATGCCCAGCGGGTCGGCGGCCGCGGCGACCTGGGCGCCGACGTGAAAGCCACCGACCCCTACGGGCGGCGCTGGGTCATCCAGTGCAAACACCGCCGCAACGGCGCTCAGGGCTCACCGGTGGGCACACCCGACCTCCAGGTCCTCAACGGCACCGCCCGCCAGGTACACGGCGCCGACGTCGCAGTGATCATCACAAACGGTCGGGTGACCGACCCCGCCGCCACCTTCGCCAGGCAGCAGCGGCTGCACGTCGTCGACCGCCAGACCCTGGCCGTATGGGCAGCCGGCTCACGCCCCCTGTGGGAGCTTCTGCGGGCGGTGCCGCCCCCGCGCCGCCCGACCTCGCTGAGCTGA
- a CDS encoding TerD family protein — MIKGSNVALADLSDNVGSVVVSLGWVSPTGEGDADVSVLLLDANGKVRSDSDFYFYNHPVAADGSVQLLGKTPTSDGSEDRISFDLTAVPPGVDRIVVAASRYDGARFGELEDVRITLADAAGDSLLRFAVDDVGSVGAVIFGELYRRGEDWKFRAVGQGYETGLAGLATDFGVDIDDDAAEEAAAALDTAEVGEQAIATASASVEEQAQKAALEAIPAPRRPEAEAAEPKRPTARPRTAKKKVILPKTVKKSLAENDSWKEARLFPVSVLKSDRDREMRATSVLLSVMAQVPEFSRRLTAGFGAPAGRMETFTEVSLPHGDSPRRPDGVIRVERAGKLWTALVETKTNGNPLKPDQVQAYMDIAARRGYEAVITLTNDVALEGSPLVDVKVDKRRKHKVALWHLSWAEVAHQAQMLIRHEGVSNAAHAWLLQELLHYLQHDNSGCHGFQNMGPAWVPVRNGIDDETLCQGDTRALEVVENWERLIRQVCLRLGGELGQKVLPVQRAKRGTNPKERRDRLADQLCLDGRLQAEVRIDNTPGVLSVSADLRTGRLRTSIEIPAPQQGYPLSWAKRLVRRLAEAPADLHIETLTDSETGGPRGTLERLRPEPADLLPKENSTKITGFRLSLLKSMGSGRGSAETGFIRSVDDAVHRFYTTVVAHLDAPAAHRTSSRERATTA; from the coding sequence ATGATCAAGGGTTCGAACGTGGCCCTCGCGGATCTGAGCGACAACGTTGGTTCAGTGGTTGTCAGCCTGGGCTGGGTCAGCCCTACGGGTGAGGGTGACGCGGACGTGTCGGTCCTGCTCCTGGACGCGAACGGCAAGGTGCGCAGCGACAGCGACTTCTACTTCTACAACCATCCGGTGGCCGCTGATGGAAGCGTGCAGCTTCTGGGCAAGACGCCGACGTCGGACGGCAGCGAGGACCGGATCAGCTTCGATCTGACCGCGGTACCGCCCGGCGTTGACCGGATCGTCGTCGCGGCGAGCAGGTACGACGGGGCCCGCTTCGGTGAACTGGAGGACGTACGGATCACGCTGGCCGACGCCGCTGGTGACAGTCTCCTGCGCTTCGCCGTCGACGATGTCGGCTCGGTCGGGGCGGTGATCTTCGGCGAGTTGTACCGGCGGGGCGAGGACTGGAAGTTCCGTGCTGTCGGGCAGGGCTACGAAACCGGGCTTGCCGGGCTGGCGACGGACTTCGGTGTCGACATCGATGACGACGCGGCTGAGGAGGCGGCAGCAGCGCTCGACACCGCCGAAGTCGGCGAGCAGGCGATTGCAACGGCTTCGGCATCGGTCGAGGAGCAGGCCCAGAAGGCGGCCCTGGAGGCCATTCCCGCTCCTCGCCGGCCTGAGGCGGAAGCAGCCGAGCCGAAGAGGCCGACCGCTCGCCCCCGCACGGCCAAGAAGAAGGTCATCCTTCCCAAGACGGTGAAGAAGTCCCTGGCGGAGAACGACTCCTGGAAGGAGGCCAGACTTTTCCCCGTCTCGGTACTCAAGAGCGACCGGGACCGCGAGATGCGTGCCACCTCGGTGCTGCTGTCGGTGATGGCGCAGGTGCCAGAGTTCAGCAGGAGGCTGACTGCAGGGTTCGGAGCTCCGGCAGGCCGCATGGAGACGTTCACGGAGGTCTCCTTGCCCCACGGTGACAGCCCGCGGCGCCCGGACGGGGTGATCCGCGTGGAACGAGCGGGCAAGTTGTGGACCGCGCTGGTCGAAACGAAGACCAACGGCAATCCGCTCAAGCCAGACCAGGTACAGGCCTACATGGACATCGCAGCGCGCCGTGGTTACGAGGCAGTGATCACACTGACGAACGATGTCGCGCTGGAAGGCAGCCCCCTCGTCGACGTCAAAGTCGACAAGCGCCGCAAGCACAAAGTGGCCCTCTGGCATCTGTCCTGGGCGGAAGTCGCCCATCAGGCGCAGATGCTGATCAGACACGAGGGAGTGAGCAACGCCGCGCACGCCTGGCTGCTGCAAGAACTGCTGCACTACCTGCAGCACGACAACTCCGGATGCCACGGCTTCCAGAACATGGGCCCTGCCTGGGTCCCCGTGCGCAACGGCATCGACGACGAAACCCTCTGCCAGGGCGACACCCGGGCGCTGGAAGTGGTCGAGAACTGGGAGCGGCTCATCCGCCAGGTCTGCCTCAGGCTGGGCGGCGAACTCGGGCAGAAGGTACTCCCCGTTCAGCGCGCCAAACGCGGAACCAATCCCAAGGAACGCCGAGACCGCCTCGCGGACCAACTCTGCCTCGACGGACGGCTCCAGGCGGAAGTGCGCATCGACAACACCCCCGGCGTGCTCTCCGTCAGCGCCGACCTGCGCACCGGCAGACTGCGCACCTCCATCGAAATCCCCGCCCCCCAGCAGGGCTATCCACTCAGCTGGGCCAAGCGACTCGTCCGACGCCTGGCCGAGGCACCAGCGGACCTGCATATCGAAACCCTCACCGACAGCGAAACGGGAGGTCCCCGCGGAACCCTGGAACGCCTCCGCCCCGAACCAGCGGACCTCCTCCCCAAGGAAAACAGCACCAAGATCACCGGGTTCCGTCTGTCCCTGCTCAAAAGCATGGGAAGCGGCCGCGGCAGCGCCGAGACCGGCTTCATCCGCAGCGTCGACGACGCCGTACACCGCTTCTACACCACCGTCGTCGCCCACCTCGACGCCCCGGCAGCGCACCGGACTTCATCTCGGGAGCGCGCCACGACCGCATGA
- a CDS encoding AAA family ATPase, translated as MQELSSAVVLVTGAMASGKSTVAQLLAERLPRSVHLRGDSFRRMIVSGREEFTPQPTAEATAQLRLRYQASAAVADLYAQAGWTVVVQDIVLGEHLDAYLDAVTARPLYLVVLAPRPEALAAREAGRHKNGYGGPWTVDLLDDALRRDTPLRGLWLDTSDQTPHQTVDQILADLATARIVG; from the coding sequence GTGCAGGAGCTCAGTTCCGCAGTCGTGCTCGTCACCGGAGCCATGGCGTCAGGGAAGTCCACTGTCGCCCAGCTGCTGGCCGAGCGGCTCCCACGCTCCGTGCACCTGCGCGGCGACAGCTTCCGGCGGATGATCGTGTCCGGTCGCGAGGAGTTCACGCCCCAGCCGACCGCCGAGGCAACGGCTCAGCTGCGACTGCGCTACCAGGCCTCCGCTGCGGTCGCAGACCTGTACGCGCAGGCGGGATGGACCGTCGTCGTCCAAGACATCGTTCTCGGCGAGCATTTGGATGCCTACCTTGATGCCGTGACCGCGAGGCCCCTGTATCTGGTCGTCCTTGCCCCCCGCCCCGAAGCACTCGCAGCGCGTGAGGCCGGCCGCCACAAGAACGGCTACGGCGGCCCCTGGACGGTCGACCTCCTGGACGACGCCCTACGCCGTGACACCCCGCTCCGCGGGCTCTGGCTGGACACGTCGGACCAGACACCCCACCAGACCGTAGATCAGATCCTCGCTGACCTTGCCACGGCTCGCATCGTCGGCTGA
- a CDS encoding NAD(P)H-binding protein — protein sequence MTGVLITGGTGKTGSTLAELLRRSGVPVRVASRIPAADAPDAVRFDWRDPATHPAALHGMDRVYLVPPVDTTDPMPLVEPFLAEADRLGVRRVVLLGAAIVLPGAASALELAARVRARPGWVVLRPSGFMQNFLAPHPLGEGIRRRGEIRTAAGTGRVGWIDARDIAAVAAVLLTGPYGHPDDRRDYLLTGPKALNYQDAAQIITLHTGRPVRVVPVGVAEQADAYRASGMPDAFAAALAAVDVGIRTGRDARVSTAVLDLTGRPPRTFAEFVQDHAPQWADVGTLED from the coding sequence ATGACCGGCGTGCTGATCACCGGCGGCACCGGGAAGACCGGAAGCACCCTGGCCGAACTGCTCCGCAGGAGTGGTGTGCCGGTCCGGGTGGCAAGCCGCATCCCAGCGGCCGATGCCCCGGACGCTGTTCGGTTCGACTGGAGAGATCCGGCCACCCATCCGGCCGCATTGCACGGGATGGACCGGGTCTACCTGGTGCCTCCGGTAGACACCACAGATCCGATGCCGCTGGTCGAACCGTTCTTGGCCGAGGCCGACCGCCTCGGCGTGCGCCGGGTGGTGCTGCTCGGTGCCGCCATCGTGCTGCCCGGTGCCGCCAGCGCGCTGGAACTGGCCGCGCGCGTGCGGGCCCGGCCGGGATGGGTGGTGCTGCGCCCCTCCGGGTTCATGCAGAACTTCTTGGCCCCTCACCCGCTGGGTGAGGGGATCCGGCGACGCGGTGAGATCCGCACAGCTGCCGGAACCGGCCGGGTGGGCTGGATCGACGCTCGAGACATCGCGGCGGTGGCCGCCGTGCTACTGACCGGGCCGTATGGCCACCCCGACGACCGGCGTGACTACCTGCTCACCGGGCCGAAGGCGCTGAATTACCAGGACGCGGCACAGATCATCACCCTCCACACCGGCCGGCCGGTCCGGGTCGTGCCCGTCGGGGTCGCCGAGCAGGCGGACGCCTACCGTGCGTCCGGCATGCCGGACGCCTTCGCGGCCGCCCTGGCCGCCGTCGACGTCGGCATCCGAACCGGCCGGGACGCCCGCGTCAGCACCGCGGTGCTGGACTTGACCGGCCGCCCGCCCCGTACCTTCGCCGAGTTCGTCCAGGACCACGCACCCCAGTGGGCGGACGTCGGGACACTCGAAGACTGA
- a CDS encoding RHS repeat-associated core domain-containing protein, whose translation MASSSPRPRRRHRRAHPHLTHGTGKRTSYRFAGAYADPARLYDLAGLYKMGHRYYDPTLGRFTQPDPSGQEENAYLYAGGDPINRVDPRGLDFLGWDGGQWARAAGVGASVAGAFASGPLGIGLAAASVGLGVTGSIMQGNSVGQTVATGILGAATGGVGVLAASAGIGGKTGIGLAAGYTALDVGGGIGISGSFP comes from the coding sequence TTGGCCTCCAGCAGTCCTCGGCCTCGCCGACGCCACCGGCGAGCGCACCCACACCTAACGCACGGCACCGGCAAGCGCACGTCCTACCGATTCGCCGGCGCATACGCCGACCCGGCGCGCCTGTACGACCTGGCGGGTCTGTACAAGATGGGGCACCGCTACTACGACCCCACCCTCGGCCGCTTCACCCAGCCCGACCCCTCCGGCCAGGAAGAGAACGCCTATCTCTACGCGGGCGGCGATCCCATCAACCGCGTCGACCCCAGGGGCCTGGACTTCCTGGGCTGGGACGGCGGCCAGTGGGCCAGAGCCGCAGGCGTCGGCGCCTCAGTCGCAGGGGCGTTCGCGAGCGGTCCGCTCGGCATCGGCTTGGCGGCCGCCTCAGTGGGCCTCGGCGTCACCGGCTCGATTATGCAGGGAAACTCTGTCGGACAGACCGTCGCCACCGGAATTCTAGGCGCGGCGACCGGTGGAGTAGGAGTTCTTGCAGCGTCTGCAGGCATCGGAGGTAAGACCGGAATCGGCCTCGCCGCAGGGTATACCGCGCTCGATGTCGGGGGCGGTATCGGAATCTCGGGCAGTTTCCCGTAA
- a CDS encoding nuclear transport factor 2 family protein yields the protein MSPRTSEETFRRLLELLLAKDMDAVADLWAEYGTAEFPFAQGASPRRLTGREAVRGYLAGYPDLMDVQAIPALTVRHTDQPDTIVVEFTARGRTVATDAPYQLDYITVLATHQGLITRYRDYWNPLAAASAAGTLPELLGSLRSQATR from the coding sequence GTGTCACCACGCACTTCCGAAGAGACCTTCCGCCGGCTGCTGGAGCTGCTGCTGGCCAAAGACATGGATGCCGTCGCCGATCTGTGGGCGGAGTACGGCACCGCCGAGTTCCCCTTCGCCCAGGGTGCCTCACCGAGACGGCTGACCGGACGTGAGGCCGTCCGGGGATATCTGGCCGGCTACCCGGACCTGATGGACGTGCAGGCGATCCCGGCCCTCACCGTGCGTCACACGGACCAGCCGGACACCATCGTGGTGGAGTTCACCGCGCGCGGCCGCACGGTGGCCACCGATGCGCCGTACCAGTTGGACTACATCACGGTGCTCGCCACCCACCAGGGCCTGATCACCCGTTATCGGGACTACTGGAACCCGCTGGCGGCCGCCTCAGCGGCCGGCACGCTGCCCGAACTGCTCGGCTCGCTGCGCTCGCAGGCCACGCGATGA
- a CDS encoding CGNR zinc finger domain-containing protein: MSALVPPIGEPLALDLVNTRPATGDLLAAPDDLRTWWALQTERLPDAAPEQVTAADLAAVQAVREHTARALAHLRRGEKPMTDDLAALNEAQRAAPSISELAWDGSAVTATRRRDGSPGQRLAAWLAEAAAELLADPAVTKIRECEAHDCVLLFLPAHPRRRWCSAARCGNRVRVARHYQRHKNG, encoded by the coding sequence ATGAGCGCGCTTGTACCTCCGATCGGAGAACCGCTGGCCCTGGACCTGGTCAACACCCGCCCGGCCACCGGCGACTTGCTTGCCGCCCCCGACGACCTGCGCACATGGTGGGCCCTCCAGACCGAGCGCCTCCCGGACGCAGCACCCGAACAGGTCACGGCCGCGGATCTGGCCGCCGTCCAGGCCGTACGCGAACACACCGCCCGCGCCCTCGCCCACCTACGCCGGGGCGAGAAGCCCATGACTGACGACCTGGCAGCCCTCAATGAGGCGCAACGCGCCGCACCCTCGATCAGCGAGCTGGCGTGGGACGGATCTGCGGTGACCGCCACGCGCAGACGCGACGGATCACCAGGCCAGCGCCTGGCCGCCTGGCTCGCGGAGGCTGCCGCCGAACTTCTGGCCGATCCGGCGGTCACCAAGATCCGGGAGTGCGAGGCACACGACTGCGTGCTGCTCTTCCTGCCCGCCCACCCCCGCCGCCGCTGGTGCTCGGCCGCCCGCTGCGGCAACCGCGTGCGCGTCGCCCGTCACTACCAGCGGCACAAGAACGGATAG